The genomic window ACCGGGTCGGCCTGCACGTCTCCCGCATCGAGGACGACGAGCCCTTCATGTTCATGGGCCCCCGGAACACGGGGACCGTCAGTGCCGAGGGCGGCAACATCCTGGGGATGTTCAGCTACTACGTCGAGGCCGGGAAGATGGAGTTCGACAACGTCTTCCTGGACGACGGCACCGGGGTCTACGGGAACGTGGGGTTCAACCGGAAGAACGTCTCCGTCACCTTCGAGGTGAAGCGGTACAAGAGCTTCGACAACGGGCTCAACAACCCGCCGTCCGCCGACCGCCCCGACGAGGCGGCCTACATGATCGACTCCGAGAGCGCCATGCTCCACTGCCAGTACGCCTTCTTCTCCCCCGACGTGGTCCTCCAGTTCAACGTCGGGCGCCTGAAGGAGTTCGGGATCCCGGGCCACGAGATCTACGGCGGGGTGAGCGCGGAGGACCTCTGGGAGAAGATGAACGTCTCGGCCGTCTACGGTGTCAAGCGGCTGTCCTACCCCATCCGCCGCTGGGACGCCTCGTACCTCTACCGGTTCACCGACCGGCTGAGCGCCGAGTTCACCTTCCGGGACAAGCGTTACACGGTCTACACCTACAAGTTCGGCGAGACGGACTGCGCGTGGCAGTTGTCGCTTTCGCCCTACGGCTCGGCCTTCTTCAACTACCAGCACTCCGCCCAGCCGGTCATGGACCGGAACCACTTCTACAGCGGGGGCATCCGGGTCAACATCCGGGAAGGGGCCTATGCCGAGGCCATGGCGGGGACCGTCCGCGGCGGGGAGGTCTGCTCCTCGGGCCAGTGCTTCTACATGCCGCCCTTCAAGGGCCTCAAGGTCTCCCTCTACGTGACCTTGCGATAAACCCCGCCCCCGTGTTCGTCGCCGGTAAGTTCGTCGCCGGAGGGGCTCCGATCAGGTTCCGGAGCGAAGCGGCACCGGGCTCGGGAAAACCGGGCGGCGGCCGGCTGGAGAGAGACGGGGAGTGCGGCGCGAAGGCCTGACGGAGCGCCGTTTTCCCCGCGCACCGCCGGGAAAAACCGTTCCACAGGGCAAAACCTCGCCCGGCGGTCCGCCATCCTCTACACGATTCCCGAATAAATTCGCGATATTCGCGGGAAAATCCCTTGTTGCGACAGTTTGCGGGGGCGTTAAAAAAACGCTTGACACGGAAACCTGACAGCTGTATATATCGTATTAGCACAGTAGGTGCGTTGAAAACAGAAAGAGGATGCGTACCCATGCTGCTGAACCTGACGGACCTTTCGGACGAACCGCTGCAGAGCCAGATCTTCCGGCAGGTCCGCGCCCTGATCCTGAGCGGCGCCCTGGCGGCGGGCGAGATGCTGCCGTCCATCCGCGCGCTGGCGCAGGAGCAGAAGGTGAGCGTGGTGACCGTGCAGCGGGGTTACGAGAGCCTCGAGCGGGAGGGCCTGATCCACTCCCGCCGGGGCAAGGGGTTCTTCGTGTCCGACCTCGGCCGGGACGAGCGGACGGAACGGGTCCGCGCCGGCTTCGTGGAACGGATCGCCCCCGCCCTGGACATCGCCCGGGGCGAGGGGATGACCCCGGCGGAAATCCTGGAGGCCGTCCGGTCCGCCCTGGGTTGCAAGGAGTGACATCATGAGCGCCGCCTTCGAGTTTTGCCAGACCGTCAAGTGTTTCCCCGGTTTTCAGCTCGGCCCCCTGGACCTCGCCCTGGACCCCGGGAAAATCCTGGCCTACGTGGGGGTCAACGGCGCCGGGAAGACCACCACCCTGAACTGCCTGGTGGGCCTGCTGAAGCCGGACGCCGGCCGCATCACGGTCTTCGGGCGGCCGAACGACCCCCGGGACCCGGCCTGGAAGCAGGACATCGGTTTCGTCGGCGACCGGCACGTCTTCTACGAGCGGTGGAGCGCCGCGGAGAACCTGCGATTCCTCGCCGGCTTCTACCCGGCCTGGGACGACCGGAAGGCGGGAGCCCTCGCCGCGCGCCTGAGGCTGCCCCTGCAGCGGCGCGCCCGGGACCTCTCCGCGGGGAACCGGGTGAAGCTCTCCCTGGTGGCGGCCCTGGCCCACTCCCCCCGGCTGCTGGTCCTGGACGAGCCCACCGCCGGCCTCGACCCGGTGGTCCGGCAGGAACTTCTCGACGAGCTGCTGGAGGTCATCCAGGACGAGGAACGCGCGGTGTTCTACTCCACCCACGTCCTGGCGGACATCCGGCGGCTGGCCGACGAACTGGCCTTCCTGGACGAGGGGCGGGTCACCCGGCGCGCCACCCCCGCCGACCTGGAGGGGGCGTGGCGGCGAATCAACTTCCGGTCCGACCGGGACGACCTGTCCGTCCTCGCGACCGTCAGCCACCGCCGGGAAGGCCGCGAGCACCAGGTGGTCAGCGAGGACGGCGCGGCCACCCTGGCCCACCTGGCGGAGCTGGGCGTCGAGGTCGGGGAGGTCAGCCGCCTGGGCGTGGAGGAGATCGCCGTTTACATCCTCCGGGGAGGCCGCCATGTGGCGCCTGATCCGCGCTGAACTGTCCTACCGGGTGGTGCTGCAGGCCCCCGCCGTCGCGGTGGTCCTGGCCCTCTACCTTGGCCTGACGGCGTTGCCGGACCTGCTGTACCTGCCGGCGGTCCCTTTCCCGCGGAAGATGACCGTGGCCTTCGTGGCGCTGTCCTACCTGGCCGTGATCGGCGCCTTCCACCACCTCACGTCCCCTCACGGGGCGTGGCGGCGGGAAAGGCGGGCCCGCTTCCTCCTGGCGCTCCCGGTCACGCCCCGGCAGGTGGGCCTGGCGCGGGTGCTGATTCCGGTGCTGGAGTGGGCGGGGTTTTGCGCCACCCTGCTGCTGGCGCTGCTCCTGGCGGGAGACTGGGCGACGTTCTGGTCCGGGGGCGTGTGGCCCCGCGCGCTCGCGACCCTCACGGGGGCCTTCTGGGCCGGCTCGTCCTGGTTGATGGGCCTGGACGACTTGGGCGAGCGCCTCGGCAGGGGGCGCCGACCCCGCACCGTCCGCCTGGCGGACACCCTGTCCACGGTCGCGGTCGCCTCGACGGTCCTGTTCTTCGTGACCTTCTGCCTGTTCCTGATCCGCTCCCTGCCGGGGGCACCCCCCCCGGAACCGGTGCGCGGCGCCGTGACCACCTTCTGGTTTGGTTCCTGGACGGGCGCGGCGACCCTCTGCCTCGGCGGGGCCGCGATGCTCCTGGCGAGCGTCGGGACTTTCGCGTGGCGGCGGGCGTATCTCGCGTGAGGGGAGGGCGTCATGTGGCGAATTCTCTTGGCGGAACTGAAGTACCATCGCACTACCGCGGCCTGCCTTCTCCCGGCCGCCTTCGGGGTGTTCCTCTTCCTGGCCCTCTCCGGCGTGAACGACACGGCCCTGCAACAGGGTAAAAACCTCGGCTTCCTCCTGTTCTTCGTCATGTTCATGGGGTTCCTCGTCACCCTGATCCTGAGCCCGGAGACGCGGGAGGGGCGGGACCGCCTCCTGGCCCTCCTCCCGCTGTCATGGCACCGGGTCGCCCTGGCCCGCCTCCTGGTCCTGCTCGCCCACTGGCTGTCCTACGGCCTCCTGTTCCTCGTCGCGGGCCTGGCGCTCCCCGGCGCCGTCCGGCTGGACGCGCCGGTCTTCACGGCCCTGGCGGCCCAGACCGGGATGGTCTTCCTCACCGTGAGCTTCGGCTCGCTGCACTTCGACTTCGCCTGGCCCGCCTTCCGGGCCCGCGATCGGGTCGGCCCCGTCAAGATCCTGGCCGCCCTCCTGATGGGGGCGGTCTGGTGCCAACTCTACCTGCTCACCTTCATCCAGCTGCTCTGCCTGCTCGACTGTTTTCACGAACGCCCGGCGACCCTCTTTTTCCGTCTCTACCAGTCCCCCGCCGCCGCCGTCGCGCTGCTGGCGGCCGGGCTGGCGGCCAGCCTTCTGACGGCCGTAAGGATCGAGCGCCCGGCCGCGTCCACCCGGGCGTGAGGAGGAGAACGTGATGAAAGCGCTCGCCCTTTTCCTCGGTGTCGCGGTCCTCGTGCTCCTGCTGATCCTCCTGACGGGCTGCGCCGGTCCCCGGTCCGACGCGCAGCGGATCGCCGCCGTCGAGCGCGGCCTCCTGCCCGAGGGCGCCTTTCCCCCCTGGACCGCGGAGAGCCTCGCCTCCCGCATGCGGCACTACCGGGTCCCCGGCCTGGGGATTGCCGTGATCGACGGCTGGCGGGTGACTTGGGTGCGCGGTTACGGCGTCACGGAGACCGGGCTGGGGAAGCCGGTCACGGTGGACACCCTCTTCCCGGCCCTGGGGAACAGCGCCATCGTCTCCAACTACCTGGCCATGATCCTGGTGGAAAAGGGATTGCTCGACCCCGACAGGGACGTGAACCAGGTGCTCCGGACCTGGAAGGTCCCCGACAACACCTTCACCTCCCGCCGGAAAGTGACCCCGAAAATGCTGATCGAGTTCAATTCTTCCGGGCTGAACGAGTTCCGGAGCGAAGGGTACGCTGCGGGCACTCCGTACCCTTCGCTGGTCCAGGTCCTCTCGGGCGAACCCCCCGCGGTGAATCCGCCCGTTCGGGTCGTCGCCGAGCCGGGGACCCCGCACGGCGGCGGCCAGTGCTTCCTGGTGGAAACCCTGGTCCTGGAGCAACTTATGGCCGACCTGGAGGGTCGTCCATTCCCGGAAATCGCCGCGGACCGCCTCTTCATCCCCCTGGGTCTTTACGCCGCCACCTTCGAGCAGCCGCTCCCCGCAGACTTCCGGGAACGGGCCGTCACCGGTCACGTGGGGGGCGTCCCCCTGCCGGGGAAACGGCGGGTCTACCCGGACCGGGCCGCCATGGGGCTCTGGGCGACGCCGGCCGACCTCGCCCGGCTCGTGGCGGAGATGTGCCGGTCTTACCGGGGTCTCTCCAGCCGTTTCGTGTCCCGTGCCACCGCCGCCCGTTTCCTGGCCGTCGACCACCCGAACTACCGGCACTACAGCAGCGCCACCGGCGGCGAGAGCGCCATCCTCTACAACCCCGCCACGGGGCAAGGCGTCGTCCTGATGATGAACGGCGGTCCGGACGCCGGCGGTCTCCGGGACGAGATCCTGCAGTGCCTCTTCCGCCAGTATCGGTGGACCTGGGGCTACGACCTCATCTGGAACCCGACTTTCAAGCAGGGCTGGATGCTGGTGCTCGCGCTGGTCCTGGCGGGGCTGATCGCCGCGCTGACCACCGCGCTGCATCTCCAGGGGAGGCGTACCGCCCCGCGCCCGGCCAGGGACACCCACTCATCCCGGAGCCGGGACACCCGGGTAATCCGGGAAGACAGCCAGCAAATGAAGCCTCAAATGAAGGACACCCACTCGATTCGAAGCCAGGAAACTCTCCCGCCCCAGGGAGAGGACACCCATCGGCCCCGAACCGGGGACATCCAAAGGCCCGGGGCCGCTGCTTGGCCCGACAAGGAGGAATCATGAATACATTTCGACGGACGTTTTTCGTTGTCTGCGCCCTCGTCCTGTCCGGCGTCGTCGCGGTGGGTCAGGCGGAGAAGGCCCCGTCCCCTGCGGACGTCACGGAGCGCGAGTACTACGCCATCGAGATCGACGGGACCCTCTGTGGCTACATGGAGGGGACCACCACCCCCTTCGAGGAGAACGGCCGGGCGCTCCGCCGGGAAGAGGCGGTGGTGAACCTGAAGCTCTCGATCATGGGGGCGGGGGTGGACATGACCATCTGCTCCGTCGCCCACGTCGATCCCTCGACGGAGCGGATCGTCTTCGCCGACCTTGACCTGCTGCAGGGGACGACCCGGGTCGGGGCCACGGCGGTGATCACCCCGCCCCGGGCCCGCTGGACCCCCAAGGCGGGCGGTGTCCCCAAGGACCTCGACGTGCCGGAGGACCTGATCCTGGGCAGCCTGGGCCCCCACCCCCACCTGTACCGCGACTTCGTTCTGAAGAAACTGGAACGGGCGGAGTACACGGTGCTGGACCTCCTGCGAGGCGAGGTCCAGAAGAGCGTCGTCACCCGGAAAGCTCGGGAGACCATCGAACTGGCCGGCGCCGCCTTCGACACGGTGGTCCTGGAGGAGGTCAACCAGGGCACCGGCCTCAAGACAACCCAGTGGCTCGACATCCGGCAGGACCGGGTCCTCAAGATCACCTTCCTCAACCGGGTGATCTACCGGACGGACGCTCAAGTCAAGGACCGGATCCAGCGCGCCGACCTGAACGGGTCGATGTTCGCCAAGGTCAACGTCGCCATCCCCGACCCGCTGTCCCTGACCTACCTCAAGGCGAAGGCCGTCCTGGACACCGCCGGGGAGCGGGTCACGGCGGAGAGCCTCAACGTCCCGGGGCAGAAGTTCGAAGGGACGGTGACGGACAACCGGGTGGAGGGCGTCTTCGAGATCGGCCATGCCCGTTACGACGGGAAGGACGCCCCGCCGTTCCCGCCGGACTTCCGCGCCGACCCCGCCCTGGCCCGCTACCTGGCCCCGGAGAAGTTCATCGAGTCCGACGACCCCGTCCTGGTGGCCAGGGCCCGCGAACTGACCGCCGGCTCGAAGGACGCCTGGGAGGCGGCGAAGCGCCTGGTCCGCTGGGTGGCCGACGAGATCGGGTACGACATCCCGGGCGGCGCCACGGCCAAGGGCACCTACACCGTGCGGGCCGGCGAGTGCGGCGCCCACTCGCGCCTGCTGACGGCCCTCTGCCGCGGCGCGGGGATCCCGGCCCGGATGGTGGTGGGCTGCATGTACACCCACCTCAACGGCGGGTCCTTCGGCCAGCACGCCTGGACGGAGATCTACATGGGCAAGGCCGGCTGGGTCAGCGTGGACTCCACGGCCCACGAGATCGACTTCGTGGACGCGGGGCACATCCGGCTCGGCCAGGAGGCCACCTTCATGCCCAAGAAGATGGAGATCCTCGAGCACCGCTCGGCGTCCGCCGCCTCGCCGGCGGCGCCGGAGACGGTCCCCGAGCGGTACGCGCCGTACCTCGGGTCCTATTCCGACGAGTCCGGGCCGATGGAGCGGGCGGTCTTCCGGGTCCTCTACCGGAACGGCGGCCTGGCGCTGGACATCCCGGCCCGAATGGTCTGCGAACTCAAGGAGCCGTCCCCCGAGGGGATCTGGTTCCTGAAGCTGACGGACCGGGTCGGGGTCCGCTTCGAGAAGGACGCGGCCGGGGCCGTCACGGGGCTGAGCATCTTCGAGAACCTCACCCTGCCCCGGAAGGAAGGGGAGGCCCCTGGCGCCGCCGGAACCCCGGACGCGCTGCGGCCGTTCGTCGGCGACTACAAGCTCCCCATGTCCGAGGCCGTGGTCCGGGTGTCGGCGGCGGACGGCGTTCTGGTGCTGGACCTCCCCCGCCGGGGAAGGGTCACCCTCGCCGGGCCCGACGCGCGGGGGCGGTGGCTCGACGCGCGGGGGAACGGCGACCACTTCACCTTCGTCCTGGACACGTCCGGCCGCGCGGTCTCCCTGTCGGCCTTCCTCGGGGAGATCGTACCCCGGGGCACCCTCGCCGCCCACCGCGTGGAGGGCGTCATCCGGGAAAAGGGCTTGAGCGACGGCCTGGAGCTTTACCGTGAACTGAGGGCCGCGCCGCCCCCGGACTGCCGCTTCTCCGAGCAGAGCTTCAACCTGCTCGGCTACCGACTGCTCGGCCAGGGCAAGACCCCAGAGGCAATCGCGATCTTCCGGCTCAACGCGGAGGCGTACCCGGCGTCCGCCAACGTGTACGACAGCCTGGGCGAAGCGTACCTCAAGGCCGGGGACAAGGCGAAAGCGAAGGAAAACTACGCCAAGTCCCTGGAACTCAACCCGAAGAACGAGAACGCCCGCAAGGCGATCGACAGCATGGGGGAATGAAAGGCCCTCACCATTTGATCTGGACGCCGATCTCCACGATCTGCTCGGGCGGCACCCCGAAGGCCTTGGTGCCGCACTCCGCGGGCGCGGGGAAGTCAAGCCGAACGCTTCCCCGGCGGAAGAGACCCGAAAGGCAAGGGCTCTCCCCCCGCCGCCTTCGGGGCGGGCCCTTTACTCGAGGCCTTCTCCCCCGGGGCGGCGCCGCGGACGCCGGCGACGGTTTTCCCGGCCGTCGATGCTTCACCGGCGTCCGCGGCTTGCCCCGGGCTGGAATGCGGATCCCCTTCGGGGAATCCAGCCTGCGGAAACGCTGATTGCCGCAACCGGCCCGGCACGGCGCCCGGGTGCCGGCGACACACGACGTGTTCACAGCATCCAGGGCCAGGACACCCATTTCCCGCACGCCGCCGCGCCCTCACCCCGTCAGGGGTGAAATGTTTGTAGTAATAGAGGTTATAGATTATTCCCCCCCGCGCGCCGCCGGGGGTGAAGCATGCTCCGGGGCGCCATCCCGGGCCGGCGGCGCGCGGGGGAGGAGAATCTTATTAACTGCTTTTTCTACAAATATTTCACCCCTAACGGGGTGAAGACGCGG from Acidobacteriota bacterium includes these protein-coding regions:
- a CDS encoding tetratricopeptide repeat protein — its product is MVVGCMYTHLNGGSFGQHAWTEIYMGKAGWVSVDSTAHEIDFVDAGHIRLGQEATFMPKKMEILEHRSASAASPAAPETVPERYAPYLGSYSDESGPMERAVFRVLYRNGGLALDIPARMVCELKEPSPEGIWFLKLTDRVGVRFEKDAAGAVTGLSIFENLTLPRKEGEAPGAAGTPDALRPFVGDYKLPMSEAVVRVSAADGVLVLDLPRRGRVTLAGPDARGRWLDARGNGDHFTFVLDTSGRAVSLSAFLGEIVPRGTLAAHRVEGVIREKGLSDGLELYRELRAAPPPDCRFSEQSFNLLGYRLLGQGKTPEAIAIFRLNAEAYPASANVYDSLGEAYLKAGDKAKAKENYAKSLELNPKNENARKAIDSMGE
- a CDS encoding beta-lactamase family protein — encoded protein: MKALALFLGVAVLVLLLILLTGCAGPRSDAQRIAAVERGLLPEGAFPPWTAESLASRMRHYRVPGLGIAVIDGWRVTWVRGYGVTETGLGKPVTVDTLFPALGNSAIVSNYLAMILVEKGLLDPDRDVNQVLRTWKVPDNTFTSRRKVTPKMLIEFNSSGLNEFRSEGYAAGTPYPSLVQVLSGEPPAVNPPVRVVAEPGTPHGGGQCFLVETLVLEQLMADLEGRPFPEIAADRLFIPLGLYAATFEQPLPADFRERAVTGHVGGVPLPGKRRVYPDRAAMGLWATPADLARLVAEMCRSYRGLSSRFVSRATAARFLAVDHPNYRHYSSATGGESAILYNPATGQGVVLMMNGGPDAGGLRDEILQCLFRQYRWTWGYDLIWNPTFKQGWMLVLALVLAGLIAALTTALHLQGRRTAPRPARDTHSSRSRDTRVIREDSQQMKPQMKDTHSIRSQETLPPQGEDTHRPRTGDIQRPGAAAWPDKEES
- a CDS encoding ABC transporter ATP-binding protein, with amino-acid sequence MSAAFEFCQTVKCFPGFQLGPLDLALDPGKILAYVGVNGAGKTTTLNCLVGLLKPDAGRITVFGRPNDPRDPAWKQDIGFVGDRHVFYERWSAAENLRFLAGFYPAWDDRKAGALAARLRLPLQRRARDLSAGNRVKLSLVAALAHSPRLLVLDEPTAGLDPVVRQELLDELLEVIQDEERAVFYSTHVLADIRRLADELAFLDEGRVTRRATPADLEGAWRRINFRSDRDDLSVLATVSHRREGREHQVVSEDGAATLAHLAELGVEVGEVSRLGVEEIAVYILRGGRHVAPDPR
- a CDS encoding GntR family transcriptional regulator; the protein is MLLNLTDLSDEPLQSQIFRQVRALILSGALAAGEMLPSIRALAQEQKVSVVTVQRGYESLEREGLIHSRRGKGFFVSDLGRDERTERVRAGFVERIAPALDIARGEGMTPAEILEAVRSALGCKE